The Vicia villosa cultivar HV-30 ecotype Madison, WI linkage group LG1, Vvil1.0, whole genome shotgun sequence genome includes a region encoding these proteins:
- the LOC131604809 gene encoding uncharacterized protein LOC131604809: MSKYGLNLRPAKPKKQLPRPSIALPFGFNEDDDNNVEREIAIQASKTKSLKDVEEQQKKALEEDPTIFDYDGVYDKMKEKVSRPLLQDREERKPKYIQNLIQKAKEREQYREIVYEKKIAKERSKDDHLFADKDKYITEAYRKKLAEREQQMELERLRELQEDREDVTKKKDFLVDFYTNLDKNVAYGAKDAQRRKHDNRAENRVPETHEEMNPDASNQHQDGGNTDEEHSLDKETSPAESSGKKIGDQGKTSHLSKRSTSPLDMNPNLAASSEEKSTIEEQSASQPNPEHHKRSQDAVAAAKERFLARKRAKQQ, encoded by the exons ATGAGCAAGTATGGCTTGAATCTTAGGCCCGCAAAGCCGAAAAAACAGCTTCCAAGGCCTTCAATTGCCCTTCCTTTTGGCTTTAATGAGGATGATGATAATAATGTCGAGAGAGAAATTGCTATCCAGGCTAGCAAAACTAAAAGTCTCAAGGAT GTCGAAGAGCAGCAAAAGAAAGCATTGGAAGAAGATCCAACCATATTTGACTATGATGGAGTCTATGACAAAATGAAAGAGAAAGTTTCCCGTCCATTGTTACAAGATCGTGAAGAGAGAAAG CCAAAATATATTCAAAACCTGATTCAGAAAGCAAAAGAGCGAGAGCAGTATCGTGAGATTGTATATGAGAAAAAGATTGCCAAGGAGAGAAGCAAAGACGATCATCTCTTTGCTGATAAAGACAAATATATCACAGAAGCATACAGAAAAAAGCTTGCTGAACGAGAGCAACAGATGGAACTAGAACGTCTACGGGAACTTCAAGAGGATAGAGAGGAT GTTACAAAGAAAAAGGATTTTTTGGTTGATTTTTATACAAACCTCGATAAAAATGTGGCTTATGGTGCAAAAGATGCTCAAAGGAGAAAACACGACAATCGGGCCGAGAATAGAGTTCCAGAGACACATGAGGAAATGAACCCTGATGCATCAAATCAACACCAGGATGGTGGTAATACGGATGAAGAACATTCATTGGATAAGGAAACTTCACCGGCAGAGTCTTCAGGGAAAAAGATTGGCGATCAGGGCAAAACTTCCCATCTTTCTAAAAGAAGTACCAGTCCCTTGGATATGAACCCAAATCTCGCAGCTTCTTCAGAAGAAAAAAGTACAATTGAGGAGCAATCAGCTTCACAACCAAATCCGGAGCATCACAAAAGAAGTCAAGATGCTGTGGCTGCAGCAAAAGAACGTTTTCTGGCACGTAAGCGAGCAAAGCAACAGTGA